The following proteins are co-located in the Pseudomonas synxantha genome:
- the mpl gene encoding UDP-N-acetylmuramate:L-alanyl-gamma-D-glutamyl-meso-diaminopimelate ligase has protein sequence MHIHILGICGTFMGSMAVLAKELGHHVTGSDANVYPPMSTQLEAQGIALTQGYDPAQFDPVPDLVVIGNAMSRGNPAVEYVLNKGLPYVSGPQWLADHVLQGRWVLAVAGTHGKTTTSSMLAWVLEHAGMSPGFLIGGVPQNFSVSARLGDTPFFVIEADEYDSAFFDKRSKFVHYRPRTAILNNLEFDHADIFPDLPAIERQFHHLVRTIPSEGLVIHPTTEPALQRVIDMGCWTPVQTTGAGGQWQARLLSEDGSRFEVLFEGEAQGIVDWGMTGQHNVANALVTLAAARHVGVVPAMGIAALSAFKSVKRRMEKVADVNGITIYDDFAHHPTAIATTLDGLRKRVGGAQIIAIVEPRSNSMKLGAHRDGLPESVNDADQVVWYAPANLGWDLPAIAALCTVPSVVCDSLEAIIEQVKHHAKPGTHVVIMSNGGFGGLHGKLAEALK, from the coding sequence ATGCACATTCATATTCTCGGTATTTGCGGCACTTTCATGGGTTCGATGGCGGTCCTGGCCAAAGAACTGGGCCATCACGTCACCGGCTCTGATGCCAATGTCTACCCGCCCATGAGCACGCAACTCGAGGCGCAGGGTATCGCGTTGACCCAAGGTTATGACCCGGCGCAGTTCGACCCCGTCCCGGACCTGGTGGTGATCGGCAACGCCATGTCCCGCGGCAACCCAGCGGTCGAGTATGTACTGAACAAGGGCTTGCCTTATGTCTCAGGGCCTCAGTGGCTGGCGGACCATGTGTTGCAGGGCCGTTGGGTACTTGCAGTGGCCGGCACCCACGGCAAGACCACCACCAGCAGCATGCTGGCCTGGGTGCTGGAGCATGCGGGCATGAGCCCTGGTTTCCTGATCGGCGGTGTGCCGCAGAATTTTTCGGTCTCAGCGCGGCTGGGTGATACGCCGTTTTTCGTGATTGAGGCGGACGAATACGACAGCGCCTTTTTTGATAAGCGCTCCAAGTTCGTGCATTACCGCCCGCGCACAGCGATCCTGAATAACCTTGAGTTCGATCACGCCGATATCTTTCCCGACCTGCCGGCCATTGAGCGGCAGTTCCATCACTTGGTGCGTACCATCCCGAGTGAAGGCCTGGTTATCCATCCGACTACCGAGCCGGCCTTGCAGCGTGTGATCGACATGGGCTGCTGGACCCCGGTACAGACCACCGGTGCCGGCGGGCAGTGGCAGGCCAGGTTGCTCAGCGAAGATGGTTCGCGCTTTGAAGTGCTGTTCGAAGGCGAAGCTCAAGGCATTGTCGATTGGGGCATGACCGGCCAGCATAATGTGGCCAACGCCTTGGTGACGCTGGCCGCAGCTCGGCATGTAGGCGTAGTGCCAGCCATGGGCATTGCGGCATTGAGCGCATTCAAAAGCGTGAAGCGCCGCATGGAGAAAGTAGCGGACGTGAATGGGATTACCATCTACGACGACTTTGCCCATCACCCAACCGCGATTGCCACCACCCTGGATGGCCTGCGCAAGCGCGTCGGAGGCGCCCAGATCATTGCGATCGTTGAGCCCCGTTCCAACTCAATGAAGCTCGGCGCGCACCGCGATGGCCTGCCGGAAAGCGTCAACGATGCCGACCAGGTGGTGTGGTACGCACCGGCCAACCTTGGCTGGGACCTGCCAGCGATTGCTGCGTTGTGCACCGTGCCGTCGGTGGTGTGCGATTCCCTGGAAGCCATCATTGAACAGGTCAAGCATCACGCCAAGCCGGGCACCCACGTAGTGATCATGAGCAACGGCGGCTTCGGCGGCCTGCATGGCAAATTGGCCGAGGCGCTGAAATGA